CcctagtaaatatttatttatatgaaatgtATGTTCTAACATAGCTCGTAGtaaaagggtccttatggcagtttctagttacggagatattgatgtttttgtaaaatgcttcaaaattatcgtattttttttgttgtttgcaaaatagtaaaatatacagATAGACGTGTATTTGTAGCTCGGTTTCACTAGTGTACGTTAAGGATTGCTATATTAAAATTGGGATCAAAGTTTAGTAGAAAGGGTTGCTTATGGCAGACCATATACAAGAATGATGAATCTTTTGATAAAAATTGTTCAATAAAATGTAGTTGTAACTTTATTTTACGGGTAGGTACACCATTTTTTCTCTCACTTGGCGGCGGCGTGGCAAAACGTAGCCGTTCTTCCTTTGTCTTTTACCGTCGCTATCACCGTCTCTCTCCTACACGCGACAATTCGCTCGCCGCACTCTTCACGCGTTGTTCTTACGTAATTCATGATGCCTCTTAGTGGTTACTGATTGGTGGTGCAAATGTGTTCGctttagtgtccgaccgaagcatgcttttttgccgaaaccgaaggAAGGATCTATACTTAACTACacaaataacaacaaataacaaaatacaaaaaacacatGCAAATAAGGACCCTTTAGGCATGGACGGCCACATATGTATACTAACATAAATATGAGTCTGTtagttacttgaaataaattatatctatAAAATACCGActccggtgttgctcgaagtcaCATTATGATCTCGATTTCCTTGCCATTTACACTAGACACAGTTGACGTCACTTCtatgtactcgtattgtttCAGAAAATGCTATGCAATCCGGAGAACAGGTAGACGATGAGAAAACTACATACGAGTGCGACTCGTGTGAAGCCTTATTCAGTCACAGACGTAGTCTAATTCGTCATCTACGCCGCAGTCACAACGTACACGTCGAAAAAGACCCTTTACATCAAAATGGGAACAAATCATACGCCTGCGAAATATGCGCAAAGGTTTTCAAGCATCCAAGCAAATTAAAAGAGCACTTGCAAATACATTCACACGAGAAACATTTTATATGCCAAATTTGCCAAGCGCAGTTCGCAACGTCAAGATATTTAACGAAACACGAGCGAATCCATCCTGAAAAAAACCCATACGGCTGCAATATATGCAAAAAACGCTTCACGACTGGAAGTTCTTTAAAGAAACATGAGCGGATGCACGCGGGAGTTACGCCGTATTTTTGTGAAATATGTCAAATAGAATTTGCGCATATGAGCACTTTAGTAGCGCATGAACGGGTTCATAATGGAGAGAAAGCATACAACTGCGATATGTGCGAGATGTTATTTCCTTCGTTAAGCTCTTTGCAGAAACATAAGCGATGTCACAGAGACAAACTATCCTGTAATGTTTGCGAAAaaaagtttatacatttgcggAATTTGGAGGAACATTCACGAATACACACTGGGGAAAAGCCTTACGAGTGTGAGATTTGTAAAAAGGAATTTACACAACTAGTTTACTTAAGGAGGCATAAACGTACTCATAATGAAGAAAAACCGCACGTTTGCGGCGTTTGTCATTTAAAATTCAGagatttatgtaatttaaagaAACATAAACAGATTCATACTGGGGAGAAGCCATTCCAATGTGGGTATTGCAAAAGATTGTTCAGAGCATCGAGCAGTTTAAAGAATCATATAAGAATACACACTGGTGAAAAGCCATACAACTGTAGCACATGTAATAAGAGCTTTAGAGTATTTAGTAATATGAAGAAACATGAAAGAGTTCACACTGGTGAAAGACCATATTCATGCGATATATGTCAGCAGGATTTCGCAGATTCCTGCCATTTGAGGAGACATGAAAAAATTCATAATACAAAAACGAGATAGTTTGACGTTACATAATTTTAGATTAGAAACATTAGTAATTAACAGTAACAATTATTTACGGGGGAGTATTATATTCTCCCGTGAAAGGAAAATGCAGTAAAACGACGAATCATTTTttcatgtgttttaatttatgttaacgCATTTCGTAGCATGGTTGATTTGTTCAGCTGCAGTGTTTAGTAAATCTAAGAATAACATTCAAgataattatttcaataaacatGTTAAGGATGACTATGTTTGTAGACAAATTaacttttacttaataaaatgtTTCACTTAAATAAGTACGATGGTCCGAtccattaacacattcactgccagacaaaaaacggcgcactaccccagaaaccggtggtctatagctgcgtacaaaacaacccgcccagcgggttgtccggcatctgaacaaagttcacgagcgcccaccaggtgggttcccggcagtgaatgtgttaacactTTCGAAACCGGGCAAAATTTTGAACAATACCCCAGAAACCGACAGAACTCGCCAGGCGGGCCACGACGTGCAACACAATGCCGCACGCCGCGTGCCCGCCAGGCGGTCACTCAGGGCTGTGCCAAGTAACTGTCGTATTcatgaataaaattatatctacTCTCTCATCTGTTTATGCCCCCCGTTTTATTACAATGCATCCTTGTTACGTTTTGCTTCCATGCAGGTGCAGTGCAGTGCTGTTTTATGACTGCCCTATTGTCTTTATTGAGAACTGCCGCTTAGAAGTTATAATTAGAATTTAgacatttataaattttaatttaattattggaTGTACCCCCTTCGGGTAAAAGACTGCTCCAAGGTATGACACTTTGTTCGGCCTTTTGCTGTTTTTAGCCAACCTCGGCCTGCTATTGCCAATATTTCGTCTGTCCATCTAGCGTACGGACGGCTACTCGATCTTTTTCCTGTCGGCCCGGTCCAATCTACCGACGTGCTTCTTCAGCGCGTAAGTTAAGGCGTCGGTAACTTTGGACTTCTTGCGGAGGTCATCATTCAGAAAATACGATGTGAAaagattattcactacatctgtactaCCCAATCAATGACACCTTACTGTCGCCTCTATCACAAAGTAAatggcggcggcgcgcgccggagcagagtccgctcagtacaaagtgacattttcgccgcacgcacacagacgtgacatttacgcacacagacgttacatttacaggcgttctcgggcactctcgggcagagcttagtcgggctgtgcgcgcgttgctcacttgacgtccccgccgctacgtaggtacctactgtcatgtacgtcaaaatgcagtctctaaggaatgtaaacatgataagatgtatgtataaacgaatcgatgtatgtatgtctgtaaacttatattacctactcctttttaaaattcgaaattaatacagaagcaaccctagtgagtcgggcaagtttaagtatgtattttcaagaacggcgggaacggacctgTTTTTTTTGTGCCTCTATTGACAATAACTTAATTTTAAGACATGTTGTAGCCGTCCGTTTTCCCCGGAAACCGGACCGTGTTACACGACTAAGACCAGTTTTGTATGCGGCTACCCCCAAGAAAACATTGTGGCTACCACCACTTCGGCACTGagataaacgctatcgagaacgtaacttactttctatgcatctcgctcgtactcgcatataagtgcgagcgagatgtatagaaagtaaattacgttctcgatagcgtatgtcagttttgacactgtcagtgactcatggtacgagTACATCGTCCATCGTCGTCGTGGTACATCGTCGCCGAACCCGGACAATTGTCCGGCAAAAACACCGGACGCCTACAACCGCCCTAAACATTATATGCACTGGGCGATGAGATTTCAAACCTCTTACTATGGTTacaagaaagaaataaaaaaattatattaatttaaaatagtttattacatAATAATCTTAATATCTATGTATGCTTTACATATAGCAAGCTTCACGTCTCTCCTATGGACATACTGAAAAAGTGACCTTTTCTATATCCTTAGTTTCTTATTCAACCCTTATCAACTGACCTATCATATTTTCTATTAAATCATCAGAAACAACCTTTTGATCGCCCGTCGTCAAGGGCGTGGCgtttaaagggttaaataaacaCATGCTGttaacaaagagaatttagtatagaggcgtactgtcaaagtaaattttgtattcaactaaatttactgccatctttcgacacaggactaaaactcttagaatggcttatggctatttgacccatgttctttcacccGTATATTAGaaatcaaacggtgtcgccatctactcgggTATAGGCCGagggtatatcgccatctattcgagcatatttttttcttgatttttcgaggcacgtgTTTTTCTTAGACTTTTTTTATCctatacggagttatatatatcCTTGCTGTTAGCTACTGTCCAAAGGGGTCAAAAAATTTGCTTTGCTATATTGTCGTTTCCTCCCACGGCCTGACAACAATATTAAGTTCATTTTTtatacgtcggtagcaaacaagcacacATAAGCAatcaccatagcctatggaccaTTACATACTCGTTGCCGTCCTTTGAAAAACTTGAACCATGTGTTTTTATTCaagaacaataaattaattgtttGAAAGACACACACGCAGTCATGTAGAATTTTCAATATCAATTTCCGGAACCGAAACTGTGCTGGTTTCGCCACTATGATGCCTACGTTCATGATTTTCCAAATTGCACAATTCTCTAAACTTCTTTTTACACATACCACAATGGTAAAACTTTTGCTCTAAATGCGTTCTTATATGTTTCTTTAAATTACTTAACTGCCTGAACCTTCTTTGACACATTTCACACGCGTATGGTTGTTCCCCAGTGTGTATACGAGTGTGCCTTACAAGACTATCTAATCCTGCAAACTCTTTTTTGCATACGTCACACACGTACGGCTTTTCCCCAGTGTGTACACGCTTATGCCTCTTTAACGTACTTAAACCGGTAAACGTTTTTTCACATAAATCGCATGAGAACCGCTTCAAACCTAAATGAATTCTTTCGTGTTTTCTCAAATTGTCCATTCCGCTAAAATATTTTAGACACGTTCCACATTGGTAAGGCTTTTCTCCTGTGTGTGTCCTTATGTGCAGCCTTAACGTACTCGATTGTGTGAAATCTTTACCGCAAATCTTGCAAGAATACGGCCTTTCACCAGTATGTGTTCTTACATGGCGCTTCAAACAACTTAATCCAGCAAATTCTTTGTTACACGTTTTGCATGCATAAGGTTTTTCACCAGTGTGGATTCGTTGATGCGTTCTCAAATTAGCCAATTCTGTAAACTCTTGTTTGCACACTTCGCACGCATGAGGTTTCTCTCCAGTGTGTATACGAGAATGTCTTCTTAAGTGACTTAATTGTCTGAACCGTTTTTCGCATATCGCACAATTGTATGGTTTTTCACCGGTGTGTATTCTGATGTGGTCTTTCaacttgcttgcttgcttgaaTGTTTTTGAGCATATGTCGCACGAGACTTCGTTCGCTTCGCGGTTCCTTTCTGCGAGATCAGCGGCGGAGCGGGCACCGTGCCGAGAGGGCCCTTTTTCTGAAACAATGCACAAAATTTAGACTCATCGACGCTATATCCGTCTGTACGCGGCGTggcattaaataataatatcaatgGAAAAATACGTTCGggtattctcggctccgttcggctcagcattgctccgagcaatattagggttggcacaacttgacgtccctttgcggcGAGCCATGGGTTGGTCTACCACGTCAGCAAGAGCGAATGCGTTATTTTTAAGGTAAAGGGTAAATTCCGGCCAGCGTTTCCACCAGTTAAATTAAATGGTCATTCGTTAAAAATtgtagtataaattttattttgacacttggagagactttacacctccaaattttattagtattagtactctgacattggggaccttttacatctccagatttaatgtgtttttaaccatagagactatacatctctattgtattgtattaattatttatttaaagattattataatgtaatgtttacccaggtattggctgttgtatttataaatgttgttatgtatttttcatgtcactataagTAAGAGTAAATTTTTAGAAGTAGAACGAAGTCAGAGATGTCTGCTAAAAGTTATGCACCAAAAACCATATCGCTATCCAACACAAGAACTTTATAAAATTAGTGAACAGCTTACAAtgagaaaattatatattacagCGGCGGTATTACGAGTACATAGAACTGTAAAGTTTGATACAACGATCTTATCACGTAGACGTAAAAAATCTGTTATGCCTCCAGTGAACTGTAAATCTAAATTTGGAAGAAGACAATATCAGGCATTATCAATACACCTTTATAATATGATAAACGAAAAAATTAATATCTACTGTTTGCCTTGGTATGAATGTAAAATAGCCCTAATAAATTGgcttaaaaatataacatacgACGAAACAGAAATTCTATTAGGATGACGAGTACGATAGTAACTgaaacatacacatacacacacacacacacacacacacacacacacacacacacacacgaattGTAAGCTAAtcacttctttctttctttttgaatATAAGCagaatttaaaatgttaataattatacatatattgaaatagtaataataatattatgtaagttattattttcttttacttaaaataatagcCGTTTGCACAATGTTAGACTTTATTGTCGTTAACCGTGTACAAATGTACTAGACAAATGTAGAAGAGCGGGGCTTCCTGTCACaggtattatacatacttactagGAAGTCCCAACCATGAATGTGTTATGTTGTAtactatttaacgaaataaatgcttttgatttttttgattttttgattttgatatgatgttactataaatgttgtattgacttgtaaaagagcccttgaggcctacttgcagaataaatttttgaattttgaattttgaatttttgaatttttgtttatcaatttaaatatttaggacaTTTGGTGAACGCTGACCTTAAAGACGATGCGGATATTGAGCGCGAGCGCAGAGCGTTGTCCGTCAGAGCGAATATGACAGCCCGCAGGTTTGATCGCTGCTCTAAAGAAGTTAAAGTCAGTTTGTTCAGAGCTTACTTATGGGTTTGATgctaccccacacgtatggatttgatgaaaaaagtatggggaaccccctaaatttttttgtttttttttttctatttttgtgtgaaaatcttaatgcggttcatataatacatctacttatcaagtttgaacagtatagttcttatagcttcggaaaaaagtggctgtgacataaacggacagacagacggacatgacgaatctataagggttccgttttttgccatttggctacggaaccctaaaaatacagcaaaattaaatttttcagaCAAAACTAGTtattgctctatttcgtttattttataagctggagctataatAAAAGAAtcacaggcatagatatacatgtatgtgcaaagtttcattacaatccaatacatagttataaaatgagagcgaaactccgtttgtatgggaaggtgatttctttttttatggtagaggaggcaaacgagcagacggatcacctgatggtaagcgattaccgccgcccatggacacctgcaacaccagaggggttgtgagtgcgttgccggcctgtaagatgggagtacgctcttttcttgaaggtttgaaggtcgtatcggtccggaaataccgcaggcgacagttcattccacagtttagcagtgcgaggcagaaagttcctggaaaaacgcacagttgaggactgccaaccatctaagtggtgaggatggaaatgttgtcgcgtagggcgatggcgaaaagaagcggcagggattaatccgaacaattcctcggagcactccccgttgtacatgcgatagaaaatgcagagtgaggccacatctctacgcagcgccaaggagtcaagccgatccgaaatgcactggcagtcgacaattcgagtcgctcttcgttggatgaaATTCGGCCAAGCTTGCTCTCTCTTAGCTGTAGAAAAAACCGTAGTAATTAAGAAGAAATGTCATGAAATAAGCTTACTTTTCGGTATTTGTGACGTTTCGAACTCTGCCTGCGAGGCTCGGACGCTCTCACTTGCGCCTGCGTAATCGGGCTCGAGATTACGATCTTCTGGCTCTCTCACACAGTCCATCTCCACTGTAATATTCACTGTAAACAAAGAGCGTTACTATACTTTCTCGTTCAACTcctcctcttcttcctcgcgttgtcccggctcatgggagcctggggtccgcttgacaactaaccccaagatttggcgtaggcactagtttttacgaaagcgactgccatctgaccttccaacccagagggtaaactaggccttgttgggattagtccggtttcctcacgatgttatcCTTCACCGAtaaacgactggtaaatatcaaattatattccgtacataagttccgaaaaactcataggtacgagccggggttcgaacccgcgacctccggattgcaagtcgaacgctcttaccgctaggccaccagcgcttttctCGTACAACTATCgtcacattattattattattatttaaactttattgcacagaaaAAAAGAGTActacaggcggacttaatgccaataggcattctctaccagtcaaccataaggcaaaacagaaaaaattcaaggtgggtgcagtgagagtaaaacaaaaaaaaccgtAACTTTTAAGcgaataaaatttctaaataaatactatagtatgACAGAACTGGAGAGACTCCGGCGGAAAACCAGGAGACTCTTCAACAGGGCCATGAACACAATGGCCGAAGTGGACTGGGACAACTACTATGAAGCCAAGGCCAGGTACAAAAAAAGACTGCGGTACTGGAGATCCTTATCGTGGAGGAACTTCTGCAGCAGCATCGAAACATTAGACCAGGCCAACCGGGTAAGGAAAACTCTAGCGCACAAGCCCACATCACAACTGGGCTCACTGCGGAAGCCCGATGGCACATACACATCTTCCCCTGCAGAGACTCAACGCCTTCTCCTGGTAACCCACTTTCCGGGATGCGTAAGCCTCGCTGATGTAAATCAGCAGGACGAGGAATACAGCACAACAGACAACAACTGGCAAATGGCGCATAGAATCGTCACCGCTGAGAAACTCAGGTGGGCCATAGACAGCTTCCATCCCTTCAAGGCGGCTGGtccggatgggatcttccctgctctCCTACAGTGGAGTCTAGGACTCATCCAGGAAACTCTAACCGATATCATGGTAGCCTGCCTAGCCTGGGGGTACGTGCCCAGGAGATGGAGGGATGTCAACGTGATTTTCATACCAAAACCAGGTAAGAATGACTACACGGCTGctaaatccttcaggcccatcagtctCACATCATTCCTGCTGAAAACTCTGGAAAAACTGTGCGACAGGGATCTGAGGGATCGAACGCTAAAGAACATACCGATGCACAACAACCAGCACGCGTACAGCTCAGGTAAATCCACAGAGTCAGCCCTACACATGGTTGTAAGCCGCATTGAGAGAGCCATCCACGACAAAGAACTGTGCCTCGGCACTTTCATTGACATCGAGGGCGCTTTTGACAAGACCCACTTTACCAGTATAGGGAATGCCTTGGAAAGCCATGGCGCGGAACCCGGACTAACAAAGTGGATCATGAACATGTTAAACAAGAGGATTATAAGGTATGCAGGTCAACCGCAGGCCGTAGCAGCGGTGAGAGGATGTCCTCAAGGGGGAGTCCTGTCGCCTCTGCTGTGGAACCTGGTAGCTAACAACCTTATAACCAAACTGAACGAGGAACACTTCTACACAATAGGCTACGCTGACGATCTGGCAATATTGATATCAGGTAAATTTGCCAGTACAGTATGCGACCTCACCCAGTCAGCTCTCCGGATCGTAGAACGCTGGTGCAGAGAATTTGACCTATCAGTTAACCCCACCAAAACAGAAATGGTAATGTTCACCAATAAAAGGGCGCTtggcaactttaccagaccaacacttttccaaaccgaGCTGCAGCtgaccgatgaagttaagtacttaggactaactctcgacagtaaactcaattggaacaatcacatcaacaaacgtatagacaaggcgggagttgtcttttggcagtgcagaaggatgattggtaagaggtggggactgaACCCGAAAATCACCctttggctctataagacgataatccgccccctactctgttacggtgccctggtttggtggccaagaacaaacataggcaacgtacgagacaagctacaaagactccaaaggctcgcatgcgcggccaccactggctgcacgaggtccactccaactgcagccatggaggtcatgttaaaccttccaccgctgcacctacacatacagcaagaggccagtctctcagcggtaaggttgcgaaccctt
The DNA window shown above is from Cydia pomonella isolate Wapato2018A chromosome 28, ilCydPomo1, whole genome shotgun sequence and carries:
- the LOC133533072 gene encoding zinc finger protein 501-like, producing the protein MESVFVKIEPLWEEDLTPLPPAGHRAATTPADNTQTINTNLEVVVKLEPQEVHIEFDSREAIGAGETESVQSHENAMQSGEQVDDEKTTYECDSCEALFSHRRSLIRHLRRSHNVHVEKDPLHQNGNKSYACEICAKVFKHPSKLKEHLQIHSHEKHFICQICQAQFATSRYLTKHERIHPEKNPYGCNICKKRFTTGSSLKKHERMHAGVTPYFCEICQIEFAHMSTLVAHERVHNGEKAYNCDMCEMLFPSLSSLQKHKRCHRDKLSCNVCEKKFIHLRNLEEHSRIHTGEKPYECEICKKEFTQLVYLRRHKRTHNEEKPHVCGVCHLKFRDLCNLKKHKQIHTGEKPFQCGYCKRLFRASSSLKNHIRIHTGEKPYNCSTCNKSFRVFSNMKKHERVHTGERPYSCDICQQDFADSCHLRRHEKIHNTKTR
- the LOC133533071 gene encoding zinc finger protein 501-like isoform X1, whose protein sequence is METVWVKPEPSWEGYEPTPETGHLSEETQPPIEDQEKVVVKLEPPDEYAEHDIGPQSPKAEGLKEYPVVVKQEPLEGFVNITVEMDCVREPEDRNLEPDYAGASESVRASQAEFETSQIPKKKGPSRHGARSAADLAERNREANEVSCDICSKTFKQASKLKDHIRIHTGEKPYNCAICEKRFRQLSHLRRHSRIHTGEKPHACEVCKQEFTELANLRTHQRIHTGEKPYACKTCNKEFAGLSCLKRHVRTHTGERPYSCKICGKDFTQSSTLRLHIRTHTGEKPYQCGTCLKYFSGMDNLRKHERIHLGLKRFSCDLCEKTFTGLSTLKRHKRVHTGEKPYVCDVCKKEFAGLDSLVRHTRIHTGEQPYACEMCQRRFRQLSNLKKHIRTHLEQKFYHCGMCKKKFRELCNLENHERRHHSGETSTVSVPEIDIENST
- the LOC133533071 gene encoding zinc finger protein 501-like isoform X2: METVWVKPEPSWEGYEPTPETGHLSEETQPPIEDQEKVVVKLEPPDEYAEHDIGPQSPKAEGLKEYPVVVKQEPLEGFEKGPSRHGARSAADLAERNREANEVSCDICSKTFKQASKLKDHIRIHTGEKPYNCAICEKRFRQLSHLRRHSRIHTGEKPHACEVCKQEFTELANLRTHQRIHTGEKPYACKTCNKEFAGLSCLKRHVRTHTGERPYSCKICGKDFTQSSTLRLHIRTHTGEKPYQCGTCLKYFSGMDNLRKHERIHLGLKRFSCDLCEKTFTGLSTLKRHKRVHTGEKPYVCDVCKKEFAGLDSLVRHTRIHTGEQPYACEMCQRRFRQLSNLKKHIRTHLEQKFYHCGMCKKKFRELCNLENHERRHHSGETSTVSVPEIDIENST